TGCGCCACGCCCGGGCCGAGCTGGACGCGCTGGCCGGCGGCCGCCCGGTGCCGCTCCCGCTGCGCCTGGCGCACGGCCTGTACGACGCGCTGGTGTACCGGCGGGTGCGGGCGGCGATGGGCGGCCGGGTGCGGTACGCGATCAGCGGCGGCTCCTCGATCGACCCGGAGCTGCTGCTGTTCTTCGCGGGCGCGGGCGTGCTGGTGCACGAGGGCTACGGGCTGACCGAGAGCAGCGGCCCGTCCACGGTGAACCCGCCGCTGCGGCCGCGTCCGGGCACGGTCGGGCAGCCGGTGCCGGGCAGCGCGGTGCGGATCGCCGAGGACGGCGAGGTGTTCCTGTCCGGCGGTCAGCTCTTCGACGGTTACTACGAGTTGGGAGCGCCGCGGCCCCGGCGGCCGCAGTGGTTCGCCACCGGCGACCTGGGCCGGCTGGACGAGGACGGCTACCTGACCGTCACCGGCCGCAAGAAGGAGGTCCTGGTGACCTCCGGCGGCAAGAACGTCTCCCCCGGCCCGCTGGAGGACCGGCTGCGCGGCCACCCGCTGATCAGCCAGGCCCTGGTGGTCGGCAACGGCCGCCCGTACGTGGGCGCGCTGCTCACCCTGGACGCCGAGGCGGTGGAGCGCTTCCTCGCGCTCGACCCGCCCGCCCCGCCCGCCGCCGCACCCGCAGCACCCGCCGCGCCGGACGGCGTGGACGTCGGCAGCGCCGTCCCGGTGCACCCGGCGGTGCTGGCGGCGCTCGCCGAGGCGGTGCGGGGCGTCAACGCGACCGTCTCGCGCGCCGAGTCGATCCGGCGGGCGCGGGTGGTGGCGGGCGACTTCACCGAGGAGCGCGGCCTGCTGACGCCCTCGCTGAAGGTCCGCCGCCAGGCTGTCGGCGCCGCCTACCGCCGCGACGTCGAACAGCTCTACGCGTAGCGGACGGCCCCCGGGAGGTGGTCCTCCCGGGGGCCGTCCGCGCGGGGCGCCTCAGCCGTGCGGGGCGCCCCAGCCGTGCGGGGCGCCTCAGCCGTTGCGCGGACCCGACCCGGTGGAGCCGCGCATCACCAGCTCGGGCTGGAACATGAACTCGGAGCGCTGCGCCGGGTTCCCGCCGACCTCCTCCAGCAGGGCGTCGACGGCGGCGGTGGCCATCGCCTCGACCGGCTGCCGGACGGTGGTGAGCGGCGGTTCGGTGAACGCTATCAACGGGGAGTCGTCGAAGCCGACCACCGAGACGTCCTGCGGCACCGACAGCCCGCGCTGGCGCACCGCCCGGATCGCGCCGAGCGCCATCATGTCGGAGCCGCAGACGATCGCGGTGCAGCCCTTGTCGAGCAGCGCCTGGGCGGCGGCGTGCCCGCCCTCCACGCTGAACAGGGTGTGGTGGACGAGTTCCCCGGCCTGCTCCTCGGTGCGCCCGGTGAGCTGCCGGACGGCGGCCGTGAAGCCCTCGATCTTGCGGAGCACCGGCACGTACCGCTTCTGGCCGACCGCGAGGCCGATCTTCTCGTGGCCGAGTTCGACCAGGTGCTGGACGGCCATCCGCATCGCGGCCCGGTCGTCCGGGGAGATGAACGGCGCGGCGATCTTGTCGCTGTAGCCGTTGATCAGCACGAACGGGACCTGGCGGCCGGTGAGTTTGGCGTACCGGTCGTGGTCGGCGGTGGTGTCGGCGTGCAGGCCGGAGACGAAGACGATGCCGGCGACGCCGCGCTCCACCAGCATCTCGACGAGTTCGTCCTCGGTGGAGCCGCCCGGGGTCTGGGTGCAGAGCACCGGCGTGTAGCCGTGCCGGCTGAGCACCTGTTCGATGACCTGGGCCAGGGCCGGGAAGATCGGGTTGCTGAGCTCCGGGGTGATCAGGCCGATCAGCCCGGCGCTGCGCTGGCGCAGCCGGGTGGGCCGCTCGTAGCCGAGGACGTCGAGCGCGGCCAGCACGGTCTGCCTGGTGGTCGCGGAGACGCCCGCCTTGCCGTTGAGTACGCGGCTGACGGTGGCTTCGCTGACCCCCGCCTGCGCCGCGATGTCGGAGAGTCGCGCCGTAGTCACGATCCCAGAGCCTATTGCAACCACGTCAGACCGCCCACCACGCGGTGCTGTCGGCCGGGAGTTCTACGCCGTTCTCCGCAGGGGCGGTCTCGGCGGAGGCGAGCAGCAGGCGGCCGGGGGCGGGGATCAGGACGCCCTCGCCGGTGGTGTTCACCGTGCACACGAACGAGCCGCGGGCCGAGTCGCGCCGGAAGGCCAGCACGCCCTCGGGGGCGGGCAGCCAGCTGACCGCGTCGCCGGCGCCGAGCGCGGGCTGGGCGCGGCGGACGGCGAGCGCGGAACGGTACAGCTCCAGGGTCGAGGTCGGGTCGCCGGTCTGGACCTCCACCGACAGGCCGGCCCACTCGGCGGGCTGCGGCAGCCAGCTGGGGCCGCCGGGGTTCGGGCCGAAGCCGTAGGGGGCCTCGGTGCCGGACCACGGGATCGGGACGCGGCAGCCGTCGCGGTAGCCGTCCTGGCCGGCCTGCCGGAAGAAGGACGGGTCCTGGCGGACCTCGTCGGGCAGGTCGGTGACGTCGGGCAGGCCGAGTTCCTCGCCCTGGTAGAGGTACGCGGAGCCGGGCAGCGCGAGCATCAGCAGGGTGGCGGCGCGGGCCCGGCGCAGGCCGAGTTCGCGGTCGCCGGGGGTGCGGATCTGGGTGCCGAGGCCGGGCGGGTTGGCGAACCGGGTGGCGTGCCGGGTGACGTCGTGGTTGGAGAGCACCCAGGTGGTGGGGGCCTGCACCGGGCGCATCGAGTCGAGCGAGACGTCGATCACCTCGCGCAGCGCGGCGGCGTCCCAGCCGGTGCCCAGGTACTGGAAGTTGAACGCCTGGTGCAGTTCGTCGGGGCGGACGTAGTTGGCGGTGCGCTGGACGGTCGGGGTCCAGGCCTCGGCGACGCCGATCCGGTCGCCGGGGTACTCGTCGAGGATCTGCCGCCAGCTGCGGTAGATGGCGTGCACGCCGTCCTGGTCGAAG
This is a stretch of genomic DNA from Kitasatospora fiedleri. It encodes these proteins:
- a CDS encoding LacI family DNA-binding transcriptional regulator, with the protein product MTTARLSDIAAQAGVSEATVSRVLNGKAGVSATTRQTVLAALDVLGYERPTRLRQRSAGLIGLITPELSNPIFPALAQVIEQVLSRHGYTPVLCTQTPGGSTEDELVEMLVERGVAGIVFVSGLHADTTADHDRYAKLTGRQVPFVLINGYSDKIAAPFISPDDRAAMRMAVQHLVELGHEKIGLAVGQKRYVPVLRKIEGFTAAVRQLTGRTEEQAGELVHHTLFSVEGGHAAAQALLDKGCTAIVCGSDMMALGAIRAVRQRGLSVPQDVSVVGFDDSPLIAFTEPPLTTVRQPVEAMATAAVDALLEEVGGNPAQRSEFMFQPELVMRGSTGSGPRNG
- a CDS encoding glycoside hydrolase family 13 protein; the protein is MTQNLADASGPAVPAAVPAARTTAANDAARDGWWRDAVIYQVYPRSFADGNGDGMGDLPGIRARLPYLRDLGVDAVWLSPFYASPQADAGYDVADYRAVDPMFGTLLDADALIRDAHELGLRIIVDLVPNHSSDQHEWFQRALREGPGSPLRERYHFRPGQGADGELPPNDWESIFGGPAWTRTADPDGTPGDWYLHLFAPEQPDFNWDNPAVADEFRSILRFWLDMGVDGFRIDVAHGLVKAPGLPDLGSHDQLKLLGNDVMPFFDQDGVHAIYRSWRQILDEYPGDRIGVAEAWTPTVQRTANYVRPDELHQAFNFQYLGTGWDAAALREVIDVSLDSMRPVQAPTTWVLSNHDVTRHATRFANPPGLGTQIRTPGDRELGLRRARAATLLMLALPGSAYLYQGEELGLPDVTDLPDEVRQDPSFFRQAGQDGYRDGCRVPIPWSGTEAPYGFGPNPGGPSWLPQPAEWAGLSVEVQTGDPTSTLELYRSALAVRRAQPALGAGDAVSWLPAPEGVLAFRRDSARGSFVCTVNTTGEGVLIPAPGRLLLASAETAPAENGVELPADSTAWWAV